From a single Aspergillus puulaauensis MK2 DNA, chromosome 2, nearly complete sequence genomic region:
- a CDS encoding uncharacterized protein (COG:C;~EggNog:ENOG410PG0V;~InterPro:IPR023210,IPR036812;~PFAM:PF00248), whose protein sequence is MTTLPTRPLGKNGPQVARLGFGTMGLSAFYGPPKPDSERLAILDKAYDLGEIFWDSAMLYGDSEELIGRWLAANPSKAKNIFLATKFFFRMVDGERVTDTSYENCKRCCNESLRRLGIPTIDLFYAHRLDPNTPIEETMKAMVELKNEGKIRHIGLSECSSESLRRACKVHHVAAVQVEYSPFSLEIESEQIAILKTARKLGVAVVAYSPLSRGILSGQVRSRADFGPDDIRSFLPRFSEENFGRNLEAVDKLKELAEGKGCTVTQLTLAWLLAQGDDIFPIPGTTRINALVENVESVKVELTVEEEKTFRSIVQAAEVSGGRYPDTFASTLYVDTVLPQ, encoded by the exons GCCCCCAGGTCGCTCGTCTTGGCTTCGGCACTATGGGCCTGAGTGCCTTCTACGGGCCTCCCAAACCAGACTCTGAGCGTCTCGCTATCCTGGATAAGGCGTATGATCTTGGAGAGATCTTTTGGGACTCAG CCATGCTTTACGGCGACAGCGAGGAACTTATCGGCCGGTGGCTCGCTGCAAATCCCTCCAAAGCCAAGAACATCTTCCTCGCAACCAAGTTCTTTTTCCGCATGGTCGATGGCGAGCGCGTCACAGATACCAGCTACGAGAACTGCAAGCGCTGTTGCAACGAGAGTCTGCGGCGCTTAGGGATCCCCACGATCGACCTGTTCTACGCGCACCGTCTTGATCCCAATACCCCGATTGAGGAGACTATGAAGGCTATGGTTGAGTTGAAGAACGAGGGGAAGATTAGACATATCGGGCTAAGTGAATGCAGCAGCGAGTCCCTGCGACGGGCATGCAAGGTGCACCATGTTGCAGCCGTGCAGGTCGAGTACTCGCCCTTCTCGCTGGAGATTGAGTCAGAGCAGATTGCCATCctgaagacggcgaggaagctgGGTGTGGCAGTTGTTGCGTACTCGCCGTTAAGCCGGGGGATTCTATCCGGACAGGTCCGCTCGCGGGCGGATTTCGGGCCGGATGATATTCGGTCTTTCCTGCCGCGGTTTAGTGAGGAGAATTTTGGGAGGAATCTTGAGGCTGTTGACaagttgaaggagttggcAGAGGGGAAGGGGTGCACGGTTACCCAGCTGACGCTGGCGTGGTTGTTGGCGCAGGGGGATGATATCTTTCCGATCCCGGGGACAACGAGGATTAATGCGTTGGTGGAGAATGTTGAGTCGGTGAAGGTGGAACTCAcagtggaagaggagaagacgTTCAGGAGTATTGTTCAGGCTGCTGAAGTGTCTGGTGGAAGATATCCAGATACGTTCGCTTCAACACTGTATGTGGATACGGTGCTGCCCCAGTAA